A portion of the Candidatus Pristimantibacillus lignocellulolyticus genome contains these proteins:
- a CDS encoding AraC family transcriptional regulator — protein sequence MKPMNYLYFNAPPQPYYLESGFQIHEKDDTHPNRTNLGFFDFILVREGTLFIGEDNEPWTLTAGQSLILLPNQSHYSVKPAEDHTLFYWIHFQTIGAWTQSDQQHVKLNIEEHQQCFYPTPYTIQLPKHTTFPFPQQAYQLLEQMNEAITERESSAYWKKQYAFEQLLKMMDVRQNNDDATPIVKLAEQVENFIRNHYQESITNERLAFTFNYHYNYITRAMKQMYGMTPNEYVTKVRIDQAKSLLLNTHLTVSAIAEHVGFENIPYFSNCFSRHVGLSPSQFRNQYFE from the coding sequence ATGAAGCCAATGAACTATCTATATTTCAACGCACCGCCTCAACCTTATTATTTAGAAAGCGGATTTCAAATCCACGAGAAAGACGATACTCATCCAAACCGAACGAATTTAGGATTTTTTGATTTTATACTTGTTAGGGAAGGTACTTTGTTTATTGGGGAAGATAACGAACCATGGACATTAACAGCGGGTCAATCGCTTATTCTATTACCAAATCAATCACACTACTCTGTGAAACCTGCTGAAGACCATACATTATTTTACTGGATTCATTTTCAGACGATAGGCGCCTGGACACAAAGTGATCAGCAACATGTGAAACTTAATATTGAGGAACATCAACAATGTTTTTACCCAACACCATACACGATCCAATTACCAAAACATACAACGTTCCCCTTTCCTCAACAGGCGTATCAATTATTAGAACAAATGAACGAGGCGATTACAGAAAGAGAGTCTAGTGCTTATTGGAAAAAGCAATATGCCTTTGAACAATTGTTAAAAATGATGGATGTGAGACAGAATAATGATGATGCAACACCAATAGTAAAATTAGCTGAACAAGTTGAGAATTTTATTAGAAATCACTATCAGGAGTCAATTACGAACGAAAGGCTCGCTTTCACTTTCAATTATCATTACAACTATATAACACGAGCAATGAAGCAAATGTATGGTATGACCCCTAATGAATATGTGACGAAAGTCCGTATTGATCAAGCGAAGAGTTTGTTACTAAATACTCATTTGACAGTTTCAGCAATTGCAGAGCATGTGGGATTTGAAAACATACCCTATTTCTCCAACTGTTTCTCTAGACATGTCGGATTATCCCCTTCTCAATTTCGCAATCAATATTTTGAATAA
- a CDS encoding glycoside hydrolase family 43 protein — translation MTKPAKQNEPLVTHIYTADPSAHVFNDKIYIYPSHDLDHDGPDNDNGDQYKMEDYHVLSMDDVDAPVIDHGEALHVRDVAWASAQMWAPDAAFKNDTYYLYYPARDHDGIFRIGVATSDKPEGPFKPEENYIPGSYSIDPAVYVDEDNRAYMYYGGLWGGQLEKWQSGEFVANEADPDVNGPALGPLVAEMSDDMLTFKTDPQEISIVDENGNAILASDEDRRYFEGPWMHKYNDTYYLSYSTGSTHYLVYATSKSPTGPFEYKGRILEPVLGWTTHHSIIEFKGKWYLFYHDCSLSGGVNHKRSVKFTELKYNEDGTIVTIFPYGEQS, via the coding sequence ATGACAAAACCAGCTAAGCAAAATGAACCTCTTGTAACACATATTTACACAGCAGATCCTTCTGCACATGTATTTAATGATAAAATTTATATTTATCCTTCTCATGACCTAGATCATGATGGTCCAGATAACGATAATGGGGATCAGTACAAAATGGAGGATTATCATGTTCTTTCCATGGACGATGTAGATGCTCCAGTTATTGATCATGGTGAAGCACTTCATGTTCGTGATGTTGCATGGGCTAGCGCTCAAATGTGGGCACCAGATGCGGCTTTCAAAAATGATACTTATTATTTATATTATCCAGCACGTGACCATGATGGAATTTTCCGTATTGGTGTAGCAACAAGTGATAAACCAGAAGGACCGTTCAAACCCGAAGAAAACTACATTCCAGGAAGCTATTCTATCGATCCAGCTGTATATGTAGATGAAGATAATCGTGCTTATATGTATTATGGTGGGCTATGGGGTGGACAACTTGAAAAATGGCAGTCTGGGGAATTTGTTGCTAATGAAGCAGATCCAGATGTAAATGGCCCAGCACTTGGACCGTTAGTAGCTGAAATGTCTGACGACATGCTTACTTTCAAAACGGATCCACAAGAAATTAGCATTGTTGACGAGAATGGTAATGCTATTCTTGCAAGTGATGAGGATCGTAGATATTTCGAGGGTCCGTGGATGCATAAATATAACGATACTTATTACTTAAGCTATTCCACAGGTTCAACACATTACCTTGTGTATGCAACTAGTAAATCGCCTACTGGACCTTTCGAATACAAAGGAAGAATTCTTGAGCCAGTACTTGGTTGGACGACACATCATTCGATTATAGAGTTTAAAGGTAAATGGTATCTGTTCTATCACGATTGCTCCTTATCTGGAGGAGTTAACCATAAACGTAGCGTTAAATTCACTGAGCTGAAGTATAACGAGGACGGTACAATTGTAACGATCTTCCCTTATGGAGAACAATCATAA
- the crcB gene encoding fluoride efflux transporter CrcB: protein MIIAIGAMGALGACARYYISNNHSIKNTNKFPRATFLVNVVGSFILGCLFSCYEQDILPKGLWYLFGVGFLGAFTTFSTFSYEWIMFVKEKKYGSAILYVTASLIVGIAAAYVGYWLFKL from the coding sequence ATGATTATTGCAATTGGAGCTATGGGGGCATTAGGGGCATGTGCTCGGTATTACATTAGTAACAATCATAGTATTAAGAACACTAATAAATTCCCTAGAGCTACTTTTCTTGTTAATGTAGTAGGATCTTTTATTCTCGGATGTCTATTTTCCTGTTATGAACAAGATATACTACCTAAGGGGTTGTGGTACCTTTTCGGGGTTGGATTTCTTGGAGCATTTACTACATTCTCCACGTTTAGTTATGAGTGGATCATGTTTGTGAAAGAAAAAAAGTATGGTAGTGCAATTCTTTATGTGACCGCATCTTTAATCGTAGGAATAGCTGCTGCATATGTGGGCTATTGGTTATTCAAGCTCTAG
- the crcB gene encoding fluoride efflux transporter CrcB, whose translation MKAYGYIALGGIVGAIIRYVISEHWITSQPIPTLWINIIGSFLLALLYSVVTVNFRWNQEIRWLLGTGLLGAFTTFSTFSLDLLRYLEQNQYLAALLYMLGSIVGGGVAAIVAIMIVDKFKRKQVNL comes from the coding sequence ATGAAAGCATACGGTTATATTGCACTAGGAGGAATTGTTGGTGCAATAATTAGATATGTAATTAGTGAACACTGGATAACAAGTCAGCCTATACCTACGCTATGGATTAATATTATAGGTAGTTTTTTATTGGCATTGTTGTATAGTGTAGTAACTGTTAATTTTCGGTGGAATCAAGAAATAAGATGGCTACTCGGAACTGGTTTGCTCGGAGCATTCACTACTTTTTCAACATTTTCTTTAGATTTGTTACGATATTTAGAGCAGAATCAATATTTAGCAGCTTTATTATATATGCTTGGAAGTATAGTAGGTGGTGGGGTTGCCGCGATTGTCGCCATAATGATTGTAGATAAGTTCAAGAGAAAGCAGGTAAACTTATGA